From Streptomyces chrestomyceticus JCM 4735, one genomic window encodes:
- a CDS encoding ABC transporter permease, whose product MLVVLLALVFAAIELLPGDAATATSERGEGAAGIAARRHLLGLDRPVWERFWDWITALPTGDLGTSARGERVGDLLAAPLPNTVLLGSTAFVLTVLGALALGIWAAARPKGLVDRAVDLTSTAAFALPEFVVAIGLLLVLSLWTGRLPAATVTGADGSPATWTMLVMPVLALTVPQTGWNTRIVRGALADQAATPHVEAARLDGLTTRQVLLRHALPGAWPAIATGVATSTGMLLGGTVVVETLFNYPGIGTVLAGAVADRDTPVIAAVVACSAALITVVLLLADLVRARTLGARA is encoded by the coding sequence ATGCTGGTGGTGCTGCTCGCGCTCGTCTTCGCCGCGATCGAGCTGCTGCCCGGCGACGCGGCCACGGCCACGTCGGAGCGCGGCGAGGGCGCGGCGGGCATCGCCGCGCGCCGCCACCTGCTCGGCCTGGACCGGCCCGTGTGGGAACGCTTCTGGGACTGGATCACCGCACTGCCCACCGGCGACCTGGGCACCTCGGCCCGCGGCGAACGCGTCGGCGACCTGCTCGCGGCGCCGCTGCCCAACACCGTCCTGCTGGGCAGCACCGCCTTCGTCCTGACCGTCCTCGGCGCGCTGGCCCTGGGGATCTGGGCCGCCGCGCGCCCGAAGGGTCTGGTCGACCGGGCCGTGGACCTCACCTCCACCGCCGCCTTCGCTCTGCCCGAATTCGTGGTCGCCATCGGCCTGTTGCTGGTGCTGTCGCTGTGGACGGGCCGGCTGCCCGCCGCCACCGTCACCGGCGCCGACGGCTCTCCCGCCACCTGGACCATGCTGGTGATGCCGGTGCTGGCGCTGACCGTGCCGCAGACCGGCTGGAACACCCGTATCGTCCGCGGCGCCCTCGCCGACCAGGCCGCCACCCCGCACGTCGAAGCGGCCCGCCTGGACGGACTGACCACCCGGCAGGTGCTGCTCCGGCACGCGCTGCCGGGTGCCTGGCCCGCCATCGCCACCGGCGTCGCCACCTCCACCGGCATGCTGCTCGGCGGCACGGTCGTCGTCGAGACGCTCTTCAACTACCCCGGTATCGGCACGGTGCTGGCCGGGGCCGTCGCCGACCGCGACACCCCGGTCATCGCGGCCGTCGTCGCCTGCTCGGCCGCGCTGATCACCGTCGTCCTGCTGCTGGCCGACCTGGTACGCGCCCGCACCCTGGGAGCTCGCGCATGA